The genomic interval CGGCCGAAAAGAGCGCCGCCATGACCGGCGCGACCGACACCCGCACCAGCCCCCGCTTCCGCTCCCGCCGCTTCGCCTCGGCCTTCGGCGAGGTGCTCGACCTGGGCGCCGGCGGCATGTCGGTGCTCCACCGCGGGCCCCGCGTGGAAGTGGGCGAGCGGCTCCGGCTGTCGATCCGCTGGGGCACGCGGATCGCCCCGGTCGACTGCACCGTTCGCCGGGTGGAACGCACCGGCTTCCGCCGCCAGCGGATCGCC from Phycisphaera mikurensis NBRC 102666 carries:
- a CDS encoding PilZ domain-containing protein, whose translation is MTGATDTRTSPRFRSRRFASAFGEVLDLGAGGMSVLHRGPRVEVGERLRLSIRWGTRIAPVDCTVRRVERTGFRRQRIALSWEQPPEGLWAWLRAAKLSGKPPRRDTLLFHRHGRRRAA